The sequence below is a genomic window from Methylotuvimicrobium alcaliphilum 20Z.
GATAGCCTCGACCGCCGAACGCTGTAAATCTTCTCGGTCCTTTTGCAATTGCACTGCGGGCGTATCGACTTCGGCTTTCTCGGTAATAATGTTCAGCTTTATCGGTTTACCGCAAAAGTCTTGCAACGATTTTTGTAATTTCTCTACCGTTCGGGCGCCGCTTAATTGCTTATGCCCCGGGTCGAGCAGCAATGTACAGACTTTATCATCAATACTTTGCAGCACACAATTATTCGCCAATTCGCGGGTCATACCACCGATCCTCATCGCGGCTATCATGTCGGCCCATTGGCTTGTATCCGATCCGGACGGACCGGGCTCAAAAGCGTCCGCGGGTTTTATAGCGTGTTCGGCACCCTTAAGCGATGCAACGGATTTATTTGTAGTGTTTTTTGCCGGCTCGCTATTTACCGGTTGCGGGGACGACGAAGTTGGCGTCTGTAACGTGGAAGGCTTAAAGGCAAGCATCCTCAACATGACCATTTCAAAACCGCTTTTAGGATCGGGAGCCAAATCTAAATCGCGCCGGCCGATCAATGCAATTTGATAATAAAGCTGAATATCCTCGGGGCTGAGCAGTTTAGCCAACTCGACAATCATCTCTCCATCGAACTCGTGTTCGATCGAGGCAGGCACCGCTTGATAGAGCGCAATCCTGTGCAATGCTTGCAAGATTTGTTGCAATACATCGCCGAAGTCGGGAGTCAAATCGGCCATTTCGCCGATCACTTTAAGCATTTCCTGCGCATTGGCAGCCGCCAAGGCGGTCAGCAAATCATTGACGGGATGTTGTGCAATGGTTCCAAGCATCAAACACACATCGTCGAGGCCAACCTTACCGTTGCCGTAAACAATCGCTTGGTCGAGCAAACTCAAGCCGTCACGCATACTCCCATCAGCCGCGCGCGCAAGCAATCTCAGCGCCGCCGATTCCGACTCGATGCCTTCTTGCTGAAGAATAAATTCCATTTGCTTAAATACCTGCTCCGGCAGCATTCTTTTCAAATTGAACTGCAGGCAACGGGATAGTACGGTTACCGGAATTTTATGGGGATCGGTCGTAGCCAGCAAAAACTTGACGTGCGGCGGGGGTTCTTCGAGCGTTTTCAATAAGGCGTTAAAGCTATGCCCCGACAGCATATGGACTTCGTCGATCAGATAGACTTTGTAACGACCGCTATTCGGCGCATATTGCGCATTTTCGAGCAAATCTCGGGTATCTTCGACTTTGGTTCGGGAAGCGGCATCGACTTCGATTAAATCCAGAAAGCGGCCCTGGTCGAGTTGAATGCAGACATTACATTCGCCGCAAGGATTATGACCTTGAAGGTTTTCGCAGTTGATGGCCTTGGCGAGAATTCGGGCTATCGTGGTTTTACCCACGCCGCGCGTACCGGTGAATAAATAGGCATGATGTAGACGATCATGTTGCAATGCATTGATCAGCGATTTGACAACATGTTCTTGACCAACAATTTCGGAGAAATTATGAGGCCGCCATTTTCTGGCGAGAACCTGGTAAGTCATTACAGACTCGGGGAGAAGGTTACTTTAAGATTGGGCGGTAACCTTGCCAGCCACATCCCGGCACACGAATCTGCTGCTACCGTTGCTCCCTTCCGGGCCTGGCGGGGTTTACAGCGTATCGTTGCGAGAGGACCGACACGGTTACCATAATTACTTAACAGCCTGCTTGGCTGAGAAGGAGTATTATCCTTGAATCACCCATTTAATTCAACCGTAATTTTGAATTTATTTTACTTGGCCGAACTAAATTCAATGTATACCTTTCGCACTTCAAATTTCGGCAGTGCCGGAGGAGGCCTCGGGGTGCTAGGTCGATTTTTGCTCCTCGGCAATTGCTCCTGCATTGCCCTAATACACGCCATCCGTGGAGTAATGCAAAATCGACATTCACGCCATCCATAGCGTTCATAAAGGCTTTGCCAGCATGGAGCTGGCATAGAGCCTACATGGACGTATTTACAGCGTCCTTTAACGGGCACCCCGAGGCCGAATTTTCATCTATGATGAGTATACTTGTCTCGCCACCCTATTCCTTCATCACATTCAATTATCGAAAAAGCATTATCGCCAAGAAGGTTAATGATGCAAACTTAGCGGTCTTTCAACAATTGCTCGATCAACTTCCTTTGTAAATCGATAATTTCATCCTTAGCCGCAATGGTTTTATCTTTTTCCAGCAGCAATTCGTTCAGCAATTTTTCTTTTTCATTCATCTCGGGAACGGCATATTCTTTCCAATCGACCGATTTGGCCTCAACTGTCGATTCGGGCGGGTCTTTTTTTAAAAACTCCGTAATATCGACCGGATTTTTATCCCAATTCATTTGCGGCTCTTTTTTAAGTCTCGAGTAAACCCCGCCGCTCCATTCCGGTTCATTGTCATTTTCAGTTAATTCATTAGGAAACGATAATTTAGGTTCGTTCATACGATGCCTCCCCCGGAGAAGCTCAATTTTGGCCAAAAAACATAGAAATTGTTTAAAGAAGTTTAGCTAACAGTATAAATTATTAACTGAAAACTACGTATAAATTTTACGGCAAATAAACCCTCCAGCGCATACCGCCCAAACTCTGGCTTTTATCGCCCAACAATTGCCCTCCCAACAAATCGATAATTTCATTGACCACCGCCATGCCTATCCCGTGCCCATCGGTATTTTGATCGGCCCGGACACCTCTTTTAAGAATATCGTTCAGATGGTCGATAGGAATCCCAGGACCGTCGTCTTCGATTTGCAATAAAAATGAAAAACCGTCTTGCTTGATTTGATTTTTATTCAAAATACTGACCTTAACTTTTTTATCGCACCATTTGCAGGCATTATCGATTAAATTACCGGCGATTTCATAAAAATCCCCTTGTTCGCAATAAATCTTAAATTTATCGGGCTTTTTGATCTCAAAAACAATTGGCTTATCGGCATGTACTTTTTTCATTGACGCTATAATCTTATCAATCCCCATAGCGGCATCCATTGTGCCGGTTATCTTCTTTTCACCCTTAGCCGCCGCACGTTGCAGTTGATATTCAACGATTTCGTCCATACGAGAAATCTGATCGTGCACAGTTTTTTTATCCAACACCAGCGAATCAATACTCCCCCTTAAAATAGCCAGCGGAGTCTTTAAACTATGCGCCAAATCGGCCAACGTATTACGATAACGCTCTAAATGCGCTCGCTCGCTGCTGATCAACGCATTGAGATTTCCAGCCAATCCTCGCAACTCGGTCACATAACTACCGTCAAGAAGAGACTTTTCTCCTCGTTCGATCGACTCCAGATCTCTCACGATCAAACGAAGCGGACTTAAGCCCCAGCGCAATACTAAAAATTGAATCAAAATTAAAATCAAGCCCATCGCCAACAACCAAGAACCTAATGCAGTTTTAAATCGATCGACTTGCTTAGCGACAAATAAACTTTCCTCGGCCACACTGAAAACATATTTGCGCTCCTTGCCCCGGTCGTTTTCCCAAATGACTTTGTAATGCAATACATAACGACCTTGTTCGTCGAGCAAAAATACAAATTGACCAGAATCCATGTCCGGCGCTGAAGAAGCGTTCAAACCGATTGCCGAAGGAGAAAACCACACGACGTCCGCATCAACCGGCTGTATCCAAGCATAAAGACCGGAACCCGGATTAGAAAAGCGCGGCTCTCGTAACTCTTTAGGCATTTTGATTTGCCCGGCTCGAGTCAACTCAGCTGCCGACAACAGCGAGTAAACTTGAATTTTTAAGTTTTCCCGGAGCGTTTGCTCGGCACTTTCACGATAACCTTGCTCCAAGACGATGGCAACCAATATAAAAAACGAGGCCAAAACGACGCCGGCGGAAACCAATAAACGAAAACTGAGCGATTTAGAATTCAAAGCAGACCACAGTAGTAAGTGACGGGAAGTAAGGTTTTATCTTAAATTTGGCAGATCAACCATGAAGCACATGAAGTTAATGAACCATTTCAAGAAATCAACTAAACATTCCAGCTAATCTACGGATGCTGATTCCAAAAAATGTCATTTTTTTACCATGAAGAGCATGAAGGACTTGAAGATACAGCGCTTTCAATCTAAATGAGTCATGTTTCGATTACCGATCACTGAGAAAGCATACCTTTCGCAGTTCGAATTTCGGCGATGCTTAAGGAGGCGCCGGGGCGATCGGCATAGGCTTTGCCAGCATGAATGCTGGCAAAGAGCCTACATGGACGTATTCACCCAGCACCTAAATTCCATAGCCCATTGGCAATGGTTAACTATCTTGGGTAATTTAGGTGCTGGGTTCACGGCGTCCTTTGACGATCACCCCGGTGCCGAACTTTGATCTACGATGGGTATAAAAATTAACCCATCGAATTGCATGAAGAAATCATAACTCGTACCCTATATTGTCATTCGCCGGTATAATCGAAACAAATTAATCCAAGCATCCAAGCCGATCGTAAGCTCTCCTAAACGCTCGAGCCATCACATAGGCAAATCTTATGCCGGCGATTAGTTAAGGAATCAGGCAAAAGTGGCACATATTATTATTTCATCCGAAACTCCAAATCAAGCCGAACGCTGGGCAAGCATCCTCAGTAAGGAACATAAAACCAAAGTTTTGCATGATCTGAACAAAGTTTCTGAAAATACCACTCACGAGACTATTAACTTGGTCGTTATCGATGCGAAACTTCTCGATTCGAATTTTTCCACGTTAGTTTCGCTTGCGCAACTAAATCTTAAAGTACTCGTTATAGGCCAAAATTGGTCCGACGACAACCAAATCGAAGCCCTGGCTTCCGGATGCTCCGGTTATTGCGAAATGGATACCGTCGACCAATTACTCCTGAAAGCTGCGAACCACCTACTGACAGGAGATATCTGGATACAAAGACATTTAATCCCTCGTTTAATCAATGCGCTGTCAGAGTTAAGCGGAGACTTAAGAAAAAACCGACATCACCAACAAGATATTGAAAATAAATTAACCCTGCTTTCTAAACGCGAATTAGATGTTGCCGAGCTTATAAAAACCGGAGAAAGCAACAAAGCAATCGCAGCCAAGCTAAACATATCCGAAAGAACGGTCAAAGCCCATTTAACCTCTATTTTCAATAAATTAGAGATACCGGATCGACTACATCTAGCATTATTTCTAAAAGAAATGAGTTCGCCATAATAAACCGTAAAAGCGCATAAGAAACTAGTCTTACCTATCCACAAACGTCAATACCATTAAGTTAAGTCGTTCGTGGTGAGCCTGTCGAACCATGGGCGGCTTAACTTATCGACCCGGACTTTTTTCCCCTTCGACAAGACTCTCTTAAGCGCAGCCGAAGGGCCAGGTCTAACGGAAATCCTTAATTTAATGCAGTGCCCCATAGGCATGGATGTCGACGGTAAAAAATCATCACTAAGACGACAATATCCTCTTCTAAAACTAAACTGTTTAGTTTAGTATCACCGCAATCAAATTAATTTTCAGTCTATCTATGTCGTCGGAATCTTGCGAACCCAAACGAGAAGCCATTATCGAAGGCGCGACCCGCATGTTTTTAAAACATGGCTTCCATCAAGTCAGCATGGACAGAATCGCCAAAGAAGCCCCGGTTTCCAAAGCGACTCTATACCAACATTTCGAGAATAAAAACGCGCTTTTTTCCGCGGTCATTTCTGAATTATGTCGATCCTTATTGGACACGATGACTGAGATTACCCCAGAGTCGAATGAACTCGACAAAAATCTCCGTCAAATTGCCGAAGCATTCATCGATTTAATCTATACCGAGGAAGCCTTGGCGATATACCGGCTCGTAATCTCCGAATGCCGAGACTTTCCTGAACTTGGTCAAGTCGTCTACGACAGCGCACCTAAAATTGCACTAACCCAATTGGAGCATTATCTCCATAATTTAAAATCTAGCGGGCACATTGATATTCCAGATATTAAATTTTCTGCCGATGCTTTTTTCAGCCTTCTCAAAGGCGATTTGCATTTTCAATGCTTGCTTGGCATCAGTGCACCGCCCTCCCCCGAACAAAAACGTCTCTTGATCGACCAAGTTATTGAGTTTTACCTGCGAGGTGTTTTGAATGCGACCGATTAGCATTAAACAATACATTGCATTGTTGGCAATATTGCCGGTTTTTTGCGCTCAAGCCGAAACACTTGAAGAAGCTTTCGAACATGCATTGAATCAAAATCACCTAATTAAATCGGCCAAGGCCGATACCGAGGCATCCGAACAACAACTATACTCGGCGCAAAATCAACGTTTGCCATCGCTCAACATCAAAGGGGGCTACACTCAATTGAGCGAAACCCCCGCCGCGAAAACCGAGATCGAAGGTCAAGCCGCACAATTTCCGATGTCACAAGCCGGTAGCGGCCAAGCCGAAGTGATTGCGTCGGTTCCGATCTTCACTAGCGGGCGCATCAGTCATGGTATCGATGCGGCCGAAGCCGCCCTATCGGCGACACAGCAGAATGAAGTCGCAACCGCATTGACGATTAAATTACAGATAGCCGAAGCCTTTCTGGCAGTATTACGTGCGCAAAGCGCGCTGCAAGTAACGGAAAGTCACGCCGAAACGCTGAAAGCTAACGCTGCCGATGTTGAGCGCTTGCATAGCCAAGGCATGGTTTCGAAAAACGACCGACTGGCCGCCGAAGTCGAATACGCCAATGCCCGGCAACTCGTCGTGCAAAACGACAATCGGCTTGATATCGCCAAAGCGCAATACAACCGGTTACTGAATCGCCGACTCGATAACCCTGTCGAACTGGAAGAACGCTTTCCGAGTTCCCCCGACGGCGCACCGGACGAATTATCCACCCAGGCACTCGCCCAACGCCCTGAACTTAACGCATTAAACAGCCAAATTACCGCCTTGCAAGAACAAGCCAGAAGCATTCAATCCGGCCTATTACCGCAAGTCGCTGTCAACGGCGGCTATCAATACCAGGAAAACCGTTACATGGCCTTCGAAGGCATGTGGATGGTCAATGTCGGCATGGAATGGAAACTCGACGGCGGCACGCACCATCAGAGTCAATCGCTCAACAGACAAGCGTTGGCCTTGCAGGCACAGCGGGATGACATGGCTAGCATGATCGGACTTGAAGTCCGGCGCGCCTGGCTGGATATTCAGGAAACCGAAAAGCGTATCGAGGTCAGCCAACAAGCGATCGCCCAAGCCGATGAAAATTTGCGGGTCAACCGCGAACGCTATCGGCAGGGCTTATCCACGCAGACCGAAGTGCTGAAGGCCGAAGAACTCAGAATCACAACTCACAACAACTTCAATAATGCCCGTTACGATGCGGCGTTGGCGAAATTGAATTTGCGCCGTGCGCTCGGGATTTTGTAATCCGCCCAACGCATCTCGAAATATACCTTTCGCACTTCAAATTTCGGCAGTGCCTAAGGAGGCGCCGGGGTGCTCGGTCGATTTTTGCTCCTCGGCAATTGCTCCTGCATTGCCCTAATACACGCCATCCATGGCGTAATGCAAAATCGACATTCACGGCGTCCTTTGACGGGCCCCTGGTGCCGAATTTTGATCTACGATGAGTATAATCATTATCTTGACACTCTACCTATCTTTGCAAAGGAATCGTAACATGGGGAAATCCAAATCGACCGGACATGCGGTTTTATTACTTGTTATCACGGCGTTGCTCAGCGCCTGCGGCAATAACGACGGAGAACCTGAACAAGAAATCGTCCGAACCGTGCGCATCGAAACGGTCAAGGTTACCGAGGCGCTTGCGCAGCGCCGCTTCGTCGGCCGCGTGGACGCGTTAAAAACGGTCGACCTGTCGTTTCAAGTCGGCGGACGCCTGGCCGAATTGCCGGTACAACAAGGTACCGTGGTCGCCAAGGGCGGCTTGATTGCTGCGCTTGATCCGACCGATTTTCGCCTGAACGAACAAGAAGCCAAAACACAATACGCCTTCGCACAACTCGATCTCGGTCGCAAACGCAATCTCGCAGCCTCGGATACGATACCGAAGGTCATGCTGGACGAAGCCGAAACCGCCTTTAAACTGCGTCAAGTTGCACTGGACAATGCCCGCCGTAACCTATCGTATGCCCGTATCGCCGCACCATTCGATGCGTTAATTACGCGCCGCTTGATGGATATCCATACCCATGTTGCGCCGCACCAAGCCGTAGTCAGACTTCAGGACGTCAGTGCTTTACACGTCAAGATCAATGTGCCGGAAGACCTGATCAGACTAATCGGCCTTGCCGACGCAATGAGTATCGAGGCGGAGTTTCCGGGTCAGCCCGGTAAACGCCTGCCGCTACGCTATCTGGAACATGCCACTGAAGCCGATGCGGTCGCGCAAACCTACGAAGTGACACTGGAATTGCAACGCCCGCACGATATGAAGATATTACCGGGCATGACCGTCAGCGTCTCGGTCGGCAGCCCTTTCGTCAACGGATCGACCGAAATCACGATCCCGCTCTCTGCGATCGATACCGATGAACATGGCAAGACCCGAGTTTGGCTATTTGATACGCAGACCGAAACCGTCTCGCCGCACGTTATCGAAATCGGCGCCGTCGCAGCCAGCCGCGTACCGGTATTATCAGGCTTGAGCGGCGGCGAACAAATCGTCACGGCCGGCGGACATTTGCTGCATGACGGCATGACGGTACGCCTTTTTACCGGATTTTAAGGACTATCGCCATGTCTATCGATATCGCACGCGCGGCCATCGAACGCCCGGTCAATACCTGGCTGATCATCCTGACTTGCCTGATTGGAGGCCTGTGGGGCCTATCCACGGTCGGGCGCCTCGAAGACCCTGCCTTTACCATTAAACAAGCCTTAGTCATTACGCCGTATCCTGGCGCGACGGCCGAAGAGGTCGAACTGGAAGTCACGGAACCCTTGGAATCGGCGATTCAACAATTACCGCAAATCAAACACATCACCTCGCGATCCAAACCCGGCATTTCCGAAATCGAAGTCGAAATCAAGGACACTTACGATGGCAATACGATGCCGCAGGTCTGGGACGAGCTGAGGCGCAAAGTCGGCGATGCTCAAAAAACCTTGCCGGAAGGCGCGAACCCATCGACCGTCAACGACGACTTCGGCGATGTATTCGGTATTTTTTATGCAATCACCGCACCGGGATTTTCGGATCGGGAAATTTTAGATCTGGCTAAATTTTTACGCCGCGAGCTGCTGACCGTGACCAATGTAGCGAAAGTCGAGACCGCCGGCATGCGCACCGAAACCATCTATGTCGAGGTATCGAATGCCAGGCTCGCGCGTTTCGGGCTACCGATGGCTGAGGTCTTAAATACCATTTCTTCGGAAAACAGGATCGCCGATGCCGGCGCGGTCACGATCGACGACCGGCGCATCCGCATTACCACTTCCGCCGGCTTCGATTCAGTCCCCGCGATCGAAGCGTTGCGCATCGGTCGTCCCGGAAGCACGGAACAAATCAGCTTGATCGATCTTGCCGAGATCCGCCGCGAACCGACCGAAATCCCGGACCATCTCGTGCACTTCAACGGCATGCCGGCCTTTACGTTGGCGATTTCTGGCGTCACCGACGCCAACATCGTCACGATCGGCCAGGCGGTCGAGGCGCGCCTGGCCGAACTGGCGCCGCGCATTCCTTTAGGGATCGAGATTCATCCGATTTACGAGCAACACAAAGTCGTTGACCAATCGATCGATGACTTCATCGTCAATCTAATCATATCGGTCTCGATCGTGATTCTGTCGCTGTGTCTGATGATGGGCTGGCGAGTCGGATTGATCGTCGGCGCGACGTTGCTTCTGACCGTTCTCGGCACGGTGTTTTTGATGCGCGTTTTTCATATCGACATGGAGCGCATTTCGCTCGGCGCGTTGATTATCGCGATGGGCATGCTGGTCGATAACGCGATCGTGGTTGCCGAAGGCATGCTGATTAACATGCAGCACGGCATGAACGGCAAGGACGCCGCGACCATATCGGTCAAACGCACGCAACTGCCGCTGCTCGGCGCGACCGTGATCGGCATCATGGCCTTTTCCGGCATAGGCCTGTCGCCGGACGTCACCGGCGAATTTTTGTTTTCGCTGTTTGCGGTAATCGGGATGTCGCTGCTGTTAAGCTGGATCTTAGCGATCACGGTAACTCCTTTGTTCGGTCATTTATTCTTGAAAGTCGAGCAAACCGGTGAGGACCCCTACCGTGCGTGGGTCTATCAAGCCTACCGCAAAACGCTAACCGCTACCTTAAAAGCCAGAGCCTTGACCGCTTTGATCATGGTCCTTTTGACTGCGACCTGCTTCGCCGGTTTCGGCTTGGTCAAGCAAGCCTTTTTTCCCGACGCCAACACGCCGTTGTTCTACATTCATTATCAACTGCCGCAAGGCAGCGATATCCGCTCGACCGAACGCGATATCGGCGAAATCGACGCAATTATCCGCGCCAAACCGGACGTTGTGTCAGTGGCAAGCTTCATCGGCCGCGGCGCCAGCCGCTATATGCTGACTTACGCGCCGGAACAACCGAACAGCTCCTATGGACTGTTTATTGTCCGTACAGAAAACCTCGACCCCATTCCCGCCTTGGCCGCGGAATTGAAAAACGAACTGAACGCCGCCTATCCTAATGCCGAAATCCGCACCGAACGACTGATGTTCGGTCCCGGCGGCGGCGCGAAAATCGAAGCGCGTTTTTCAGGTCCCGACTCCGCCGTGCTGCGCCGGCTCGGCAACGAAGCTTTGGATATCATGCGCGCCGACGGCAATCTCATCGATCTGCGCACGAATTGGCGGCAAAAGGAACTGGTGATGAAACCTGTCTATAGTCCCGAACGCGCGCGTATTGCCGGCATCGGTTTGAGCGACTTGGCGCAGGCCCTGCAATTCGCCAGCACCGGCATCCAAGCCGGTACTTACCGCGAGGACGACAAACAAATCCCCATCGTCGTTCGCCCGCCGGATGCCGAGCGGCGCGATGCCAAACAATTGCGCGACCGCTTGGTTTGGAGCAATGCCGACCAATCTTATATCCCGATCGCGCAAATCGCCGAACATTTCGAAACGGTCAGCGAGGATACCTTAATACACCGGCGCAACCGGGTGCGTACATTGATCGCGCAGGCCGACCCGTTACCGGAACTGACCGCCGATCAAGCCTTCCGCCGCATCCGCGCGCAAATCGAAGCCATTCCGCTACCGTCCGGTTATCGCTTCGAATGGGGCGGCGAATACGAAAGCTCGACCGACGCACAAACCGCGCTCAACGCCCAGATACCGGTCGGCTTCGTCGTCATGCTAGTCATCAGTATTTTGTTGTTCGGCAAAGTGCGTCAACCGCTGATCATCTGGCTGGTCGTGCCGATGTCGGTCTGCGGCGTCGTGATCGGTCTGCTGATTTCCAATCAGCCGTTCAGCTTCATGGCCCTACTCGGCCTGTTGAGCCTGTCCGGCATGCTAATGAAAAATGCGATCGTGCTGGTCGACGAAATCGACGCGCAAATCGACGAAGGCAAACACGGCCATGCCGCGATCGTCGACGCCGGCGTTAGCCGTCTACGCCCAGTATTCCTTGCCGCCGGCACGACGATACTCGGTATGATCCCATTGTTAACCGATGCCTTTTTTGCCAGCATGGCGGTCACGATCATGGGAGGCCTGGCCTTCGCGACTGTGTTGACCCTGATCGCCGTGCCGGTGTTGTATGCGTTGTTTTTTGGGGTAAAAGCCGAAGCGGCGGCGAAATAGCTCTCTGCGGGACGGTTGCAGACTTCGAAAAAAGACAACGACAACTTGAACGACGCCGGCCTCGACATCGCGACGAAGGCGTCGCTCCCACAAAAGATTTTTCTCCTGCGGGACGGAGTTGCAAACCCCGTCCCGCCAATGAACAAAATTGTGGCTTTGGTTGCGCTCCTTATTCAGCAGAGATTAAGCGTCAAATGCGACAATTATCCAAACACGGGGAAATTGTCCGACACCGACCGCCTTCGATGACATACCTCCCTGCCTAACCCGCCAAGGCCCAAGCCTGGAGGTATATTCGATGAAAACGATTATCATGCTGCTTGTCGCGTTGATGTCTTACATACCGACCGCATCCGCTCAACAAGAGAATCCGGCTTTCAGCCAAGCCGAACTCGATCAAATGCTGGCGCCGATCGCGTTGTATCCCGACGTACTATTGTCGCAAATACTGGTGGCGGCCACCTACCCTTTAGAAGTTGTCGAAGCGGCCCGTTGGTCAGCAGCCAATCCAGGCCTAGAAGGCGAACAGGCTGTAACTGCCGTCGAACATCAAGCCTGGGACCCCAGCGTCAAAGCCTTGGTTGCATTTCCGGGTGTCCTGGACCGAATGAATGAAGACCTGAATTGGACGCGCGCGCTCGGCGACGCGTTTTTATTTCAAGAAGCGCAAGTCATGGGTAGCGTTCAGAACCTGCGGCAACGAGCCTATGAGGCGGGAAATCTCAATTCGACAGACAATGCGCGAGTCGTACGCGAAAATCAAGTTATCGTTATCGAACCGGCCAACCCTCAAGTCGTCTATGTGCCTTATTACAACCCACAGGTCGTTTACGGTTCATGGTGGTGGCCCGGCTATACGCCAGCCTTCTGGGGCCCTCCGCCTGGTATTCATTTAAACTTGGGCTTTAATTGGGGATGGGGCCGAGGCGTATTCGTATCGCCGGGATTTTTCTTCAGCAGTTTCGACTGGTATCGACGCCAGACCGTAGTTGTACACCGCCGGCATAACTACTATCACAGGCCGCATTTCGTTTCAGGAAGACATATCCGTTACGCCGACTATCCTAGATGGCGGCATAATTCGAATCACCGCCGAGGCGTTGCCTATCGTCATGATTCGCTGCAGCAGCAATTCGGAACATCCAGACGTTCCGGTAGCGGCTATGCCGATACCGGCCGAAAT
It includes:
- the dnaX gene encoding DNA polymerase III subunit gamma/tau, whose amino-acid sequence is MTYQVLARKWRPHNFSEIVGQEHVVKSLINALQHDRLHHAYLFTGTRGVGKTTIARILAKAINCENLQGHNPCGECNVCIQLDQGRFLDLIEVDAASRTKVEDTRDLLENAQYAPNSGRYKVYLIDEVHMLSGHSFNALLKTLEEPPPHVKFLLATTDPHKIPVTVLSRCLQFNLKRMLPEQVFKQMEFILQQEGIESESAALRLLARAADGSMRDGLSLLDQAIVYGNGKVGLDDVCLMLGTIAQHPVNDLLTALAAANAQEMLKVIGEMADLTPDFGDVLQQILQALHRIALYQAVPASIEHEFDGEMIVELAKLLSPEDIQLYYQIALIGRRDLDLAPDPKSGFEMVMLRMLAFKPSTLQTPTSSSPQPVNSEPAKNTTNKSVASLKGAEHAIKPADAFEPGPSGSDTSQWADMIAAMRIGGMTRELANNCVLQSIDDKVCTLLLDPGHKQLSGARTVEKLQKSLQDFCGKPIKLNIITEKAEVDTPAVQLQKDREDLQRSAVEAIENDETVHALKERFDARILPGTIEPVAQQDRRNT
- a CDS encoding ATP-binding protein, producing the protein MNSKSLSFRLLVSAGVVLASFFILVAIVLEQGYRESAEQTLRENLKIQVYSLLSAAELTRAGQIKMPKELREPRFSNPGSGLYAWIQPVDADVVWFSPSAIGLNASSAPDMDSGQFVFLLDEQGRYVLHYKVIWENDRGKERKYVFSVAEESLFVAKQVDRFKTALGSWLLAMGLILILIQFLVLRWGLSPLRLIVRDLESIERGEKSLLDGSYVTELRGLAGNLNALISSERAHLERYRNTLADLAHSLKTPLAILRGSIDSLVLDKKTVHDQISRMDEIVEYQLQRAAAKGEKKITGTMDAAMGIDKIIASMKKVHADKPIVFEIKKPDKFKIYCEQGDFYEIAGNLIDNACKWCDKKVKVSILNKNQIKQDGFSFLLQIEDDGPGIPIDHLNDILKRGVRADQNTDGHGIGMAVVNEIIDLLGGQLLGDKSQSLGGMRWRVYLP
- a CDS encoding response regulator transcription factor yields the protein MAHIIISSETPNQAERWASILSKEHKTKVLHDLNKVSENTTHETINLVVIDAKLLDSNFSTLVSLAQLNLKVLVIGQNWSDDNQIEALASGCSGYCEMDTVDQLLLKAANHLLTGDIWIQRHLIPRLINALSELSGDLRKNRHHQQDIENKLTLLSKRELDVAELIKTGESNKAIAAKLNISERTVKAHLTSIFNKLEIPDRLHLALFLKEMSSP
- a CDS encoding TetR/AcrR family transcriptional regulator; amino-acid sequence: MSSESCEPKREAIIEGATRMFLKHGFHQVSMDRIAKEAPVSKATLYQHFENKNALFSAVISELCRSLLDTMTEITPESNELDKNLRQIAEAFIDLIYTEEALAIYRLVISECRDFPELGQVVYDSAPKIALTQLEHYLHNLKSSGHIDIPDIKFSADAFFSLLKGDLHFQCLLGISAPPSPEQKRLLIDQVIEFYLRGVLNATD
- a CDS encoding TolC family protein; the encoded protein is MRPISIKQYIALLAILPVFCAQAETLEEAFEHALNQNHLIKSAKADTEASEQQLYSAQNQRLPSLNIKGGYTQLSETPAAKTEIEGQAAQFPMSQAGSGQAEVIASVPIFTSGRISHGIDAAEAALSATQQNEVATALTIKLQIAEAFLAVLRAQSALQVTESHAETLKANAADVERLHSQGMVSKNDRLAAEVEYANARQLVVQNDNRLDIAKAQYNRLLNRRLDNPVELEERFPSSPDGAPDELSTQALAQRPELNALNSQITALQEQARSIQSGLLPQVAVNGGYQYQENRYMAFEGMWMVNVGMEWKLDGGTHHQSQSLNRQALALQAQRDDMASMIGLEVRRAWLDIQETEKRIEVSQQAIAQADENLRVNRERYRQGLSTQTEVLKAEELRITTHNNFNNARYDAALAKLNLRRALGIL
- a CDS encoding efflux RND transporter periplasmic adaptor subunit translates to MGKSKSTGHAVLLLVITALLSACGNNDGEPEQEIVRTVRIETVKVTEALAQRRFVGRVDALKTVDLSFQVGGRLAELPVQQGTVVAKGGLIAALDPTDFRLNEQEAKTQYAFAQLDLGRKRNLAASDTIPKVMLDEAETAFKLRQVALDNARRNLSYARIAAPFDALITRRLMDIHTHVAPHQAVVRLQDVSALHVKINVPEDLIRLIGLADAMSIEAEFPGQPGKRLPLRYLEHATEADAVAQTYEVTLELQRPHDMKILPGMTVSVSVGSPFVNGSTEITIPLSAIDTDEHGKTRVWLFDTQTETVSPHVIEIGAVAASRVPVLSGLSGGEQIVTAGGHLLHDGMTVRLFTGF